From Calditrichota bacterium, one genomic window encodes:
- the ptsP gene encoding phosphoenolpyruvate--protein phosphotransferase — MKILKGLSVSEGIAIGKALVLTPDFMDVPPRKLRANQVEAEVRRYLKSLDATARHIQQNKEQAEKDLGKVTSQIFDAYAEIINDPFFREEIPERIRKEHLNAEAVLRKAVLEYSHSLESAKDDYLKERLNDIFAVERWILRWLSSPHKRFLFAPPENAVLMARDLLVQMVMNIDRKRIIAIVTEKGGLTGHAAILARSYHIPAIVQVKGLLEEVKDRAPVIVDGDSGKVIVDPQPETVQKYRMKLQEELEHWQILQKKRFEPAVTRDGHQIKILANIGSADEAREALEYGAEGIGLYRTEYSFIEAGKFLDEKEQFEIYREIIDIMKGKEVTIRTLDVGADKLLFREQQTPEVNPLLGLRSIRYFLTKDRANFEQQLRAILRASAYGSVKILYPMVTTMEEVNTIVRVYEKVRKHMLQEGIPIHKRIKRGVMIEIPSAALLADHFIAKCQFLSIGTNDLIQYTLAVDRNNGAVAELYQPLNPSILRLIRMTAQAAAGAKEEVSVCGEMASEPTYVPLLIGLGIRTLSMNPVAVPVVKDVIRNLSLEECRKMAEQAVQCATVDDVLTILRA, encoded by the coding sequence ATGAAAATTCTAAAAGGACTCTCTGTTTCAGAAGGAATCGCCATTGGCAAAGCACTGGTGCTTACGCCCGATTTTATGGACGTGCCGCCGAGGAAGCTTCGTGCCAATCAGGTGGAAGCCGAAGTCCGGCGATATCTGAAATCCCTCGATGCAACAGCCAGGCATATTCAGCAAAATAAGGAACAGGCAGAGAAGGACCTGGGTAAGGTCACCAGCCAGATTTTTGATGCCTATGCGGAAATTATTAATGACCCCTTTTTCAGAGAGGAAATTCCGGAGCGCATTCGAAAAGAGCACCTGAATGCAGAAGCCGTGCTTCGAAAAGCGGTTCTGGAATACAGCCATTCTCTGGAATCCGCAAAAGATGACTATTTGAAAGAACGTTTGAATGATATTTTCGCTGTGGAGCGCTGGATTCTTCGCTGGCTTTCATCGCCCCACAAGCGGTTCTTATTTGCCCCTCCTGAAAATGCTGTTTTAATGGCCCGGGATTTGTTGGTTCAAATGGTCATGAACATCGATCGGAAACGCATTATTGCTATCGTAACGGAGAAAGGGGGCCTCACAGGTCACGCCGCCATTTTGGCCCGATCGTATCACATCCCCGCCATTGTTCAGGTAAAGGGGCTTCTGGAGGAAGTCAAAGACCGGGCTCCGGTTATTGTGGACGGGGATTCCGGAAAGGTAATTGTCGACCCGCAGCCCGAGACGGTACAAAAATATCGCATGAAGCTCCAGGAAGAGCTGGAACACTGGCAGATTCTGCAGAAAAAGCGGTTCGAACCGGCCGTTACCCGGGACGGACACCAGATCAAAATTCTGGCCAATATCGGCTCTGCCGACGAGGCACGGGAGGCGCTCGAATACGGGGCGGAAGGAATCGGTTTGTATCGGACCGAATACTCGTTTATCGAGGCCGGTAAATTTCTTGATGAGAAAGAACAATTTGAAATTTACCGCGAAATCATCGATATAATGAAAGGGAAGGAAGTCACCATTCGCACGCTGGATGTGGGGGCGGATAAATTACTTTTTCGGGAACAACAAACGCCGGAGGTCAATCCCCTGCTGGGACTTCGTTCCATTCGGTATTTTTTGACCAAGGATAGAGCGAATTTTGAACAGCAGCTCCGCGCGATTCTTCGCGCAAGTGCCTACGGATCCGTAAAAATTCTCTATCCCATGGTCACGACCATGGAGGAAGTCAATACCATCGTTCGGGTGTATGAAAAGGTACGGAAACACATGCTCCAGGAAGGCATCCCCATTCACAAACGAATCAAACGGGGGGTCATGATTGAAATTCCGTCTGCAGCCTTGCTGGCCGATCATTTTATTGCAAAGTGTCAGTTTTTGAGTATCGGTACAAATGATCTGATTCAATATACCCTTGCGGTGGATCGCAACAATGGGGCGGTTGCGGAATTGTATCAGCCGCTGAACCCCTCCATTTTGCGGTTGATTCGAATGACTGCGCAAGCCGCTGCGGGTGCGAAAGAAGAGGTGTCGGTTTGCGGCGAAATGGCCTCGGAACCGACGTATGTTCCTCTGCTCATTGGATTGGGAATTCGCACCCTGAGCATGAATCCTGTGGCTGTGCCGGTGGTGAAGGATGTCATCCGGAATCTTTCACTGGAAGAATGCCGGAAAATGGCGGAACAGGCCGTGCAATGTGCAACGGTAGATGACGTATTAACTATTTTAAGGGCATGA
- the def gene encoding peptide deformylase: MSLLKVRIYGDPVLRQMAEEVSAIDETVRQLVDGMFDTMYAEDGVGLAAPQVGVSKRIFIIDLSEVEGEPEEPMVFINPRIIWKSDATSIAEEGCLSIPGIREDVKRSKEVEVEALNEKGERVHYKATGLFARAILHENDHLKGVLFVDYLGSVRKMMIKDQLTELERRSKMEQEAA, translated from the coding sequence ATGTCTCTTTTAAAAGTAAGAATTTACGGAGATCCCGTATTGCGGCAAATGGCAGAAGAGGTGTCCGCAATTGATGAGACTGTCCGTCAATTGGTGGATGGCATGTTTGATACGATGTATGCGGAAGACGGTGTGGGGTTGGCTGCTCCTCAAGTGGGTGTTTCCAAGCGCATTTTTATTATTGATTTGAGTGAAGTCGAAGGCGAACCCGAAGAACCCATGGTCTTCATCAACCCGAGAATCATCTGGAAATCGGATGCGACCAGTATTGCAGAAGAGGGGTGCCTGAGTATTCCCGGAATTCGGGAAGACGTGAAACGATCCAAGGAAGTGGAAGTGGAGGCGTTGAATGAAAAGGGCGAACGGGTGCATTACAAGGCAACGGGGTTGTTTGCCCGCGCAATTCTCCATGAAAACGATCATTTAAAAGGCGTCCTTTTTGTGGATTATCTGGGATCGGTTCGAAAAATGATGATTAAGGATCAATTAACAGAATTAGAACGACGATCGAAAATGGAACAAGAGGCCGCTTAG